One stretch of Hemibagrus wyckioides isolate EC202008001 linkage group LG01, SWU_Hwy_1.0, whole genome shotgun sequence DNA includes these proteins:
- the atp1a3b gene encoding sodium/potassium-transporting ATPase subunit alpha-3b, with product MGYGRSDSYRVATTQDKDDKGSPDKKKKGTKDLDDLKKEVPLTEHKMSVEEVCRKFQTDIVQGLTNAKAAEFLLRDGPNALTPPPTTPEWVKFCRQLFGGFSILLWIGAILCFLAYAIQAATEDDPAGDNLYLGIVLSAVVIITGCFSYFQEAKSSKIMESFKNMVPQQALVIREGEKMQINAEEVVAGDLVEVKGGDRIPADLRIISSHGCKVDNSSLTGESEPQTRSPDCTHDNPLETRNIAFFSTNCVEGTARGIVVCTGDRTVMGRIATLTSGLETGKTPIAKEIEHFIHIITGVAVFLGVSFFILSIILGYSWLEAVIFLIGIIVANVPEGLLATVTVCLTLTAKRMARKNCLVKNLEAVETLGSTSTICSDKTGTLTQNRMTVAHMWFDNQIHEADTTEDQSGASFDKTSVTWVALARVASLCNRAVFKAGQDSLPILKRDVAGDASESALLKCIELSCGSVRQMREKNKKVAEIPFNSTNKYQLSIHETEDPNDNRYLLVMKGAPERILDRCSTIMLQGKEQPMDEEMKEAFQNAYLELGGLGERVLGFCHLLMPEDQYPKGFAFDTDDVNFQTDNLCFVGLMSMIDPPRAAVPDAVGKCRSAGIKVIMVTGDHPITAKAIAKGVGIISEGNETVEDIAARLNIPVSQVNPRDAKACVIHGSELKDMSQDQIDDILRNHTEIVFARTSPQQKLIIVEGCQRQGAIVAVTGDGVNDSPALKKADIGVAMGIAGSDVSKQAADMILLDDNFASIVTGVEEGRLIFDNLKKSIAYTLTSNIPEITPFLLFIIVNIPLPLGTITILCIDLGTDMVPAISLAYEAAESDIMKRQPRNPLRDKLVNERLISIAYGQIGMIQALGGFFSYFVILAENGFLPSHLVGIRLSWDDRSVNDLEDSYGQQWTYEQRKIVEFTCHTAFFVSIVVVQWADLIICKTRRNSVFQQGMKNKILIFGLFEETALAAFLSYCPGMDVALRMYPLKPSWWFCAFPYSFLIFVYDEIRKLLLRRNPGGWVEKETYY from the exons tatgggCGATCAGACAGCTACCGCGTGGCCACCACGCAGGACAAAGATGATAAGGGCTCTCCagacaagaagaaaaaagggaCGAAAGATCTGGATGATCTGAAGAAGGAAGTGCCTCTG ACAGAACACAAGATGTCAGTGGAAGAAGTATGCCGGAAATTCCAGACAGACATAGTTCAG GGTCTGACTAATGCCAAGGCAGCTGAGTTTCTGTTACGGGACGGTCCTAATGCTCTCACACCTCCCCCAACCACGCCCGAGTGGGTGAAGTTTTGCAGGCAACTCTTTGGAGGCTTCTCCATCCTGCTGTGGATTGGCGCAATCCTCTGCTTCTTGGCCTACGCCATCCAGGCTGCCACCGAGGACGATCCAGCTGGGGACAAC tTGTATCTAGGTATTGTGCTGTCGGCTGTTGTCATCATCACCGGCTGCTTCTCCTACTTCCAGGAGGCAAAGAGCTCTAAGATTATGGAGTCTTTCAAGAACATGGTGCCCCAG CAAGCGTTGGTGATCCGTGAAGGAGAGAAGATGCAGATTAATGCCGAGGAGGTCGTAGCTGGTGATCTTGTAGAGGTGAAAGGGGGTGACAGAATTCCTGCTGACCTCAGAATAATATCCTCCCATGGCTGCAAG GTGGATAACTCCTCACTCACTGGAGAATCAGAGCCACAGACTCGATCGCCCGACTGCACCCACGACAATCCTTTGGAAACCCGCAACATCGCCTTCTTCTCCACTAACTGCGTAGAAG GCACTGCCCGTGGGATTGTCGTATGCACCGGTGATCGTACAGTGATGGGCCGCATCGCCACTCTGACCTCAGGGCTGGAAACAGGAAAGACCCCCATTGCCAAAGAGATTGAACACTTCATTCACATCATCACAGGCGTGGCCGTCTTCCTGGGAGTCAGCTTCTTCATCCTGTCCATCATCCTAGGCTACTCCTGGCTGGAGGCTGTCATCTTCCTCATTGGTATCATTGTGGCCAATGTGCCTGAAGGACTGCTGGCTACTGTCACT GTGTGTCTGACCCTGACGGCGAAGCGCATGGCAAGGAAGAATTGCTTGGTGAAAAATCTGGAAGCTGTAGAAACTCTGGGCTCCACATCCACCATTTGCTCAGATAAGACCGGAACCCTGACGCAGAACCGCATGACTGTGGCCCACATGTGGTTTGACAACCAGATCCACGAGGCTGACACCACTGAGGACCAGTCCG GTGCATCCTTCGATAAGACCTCCGTGACATGGGTGGCTCTGGCTCGTGTCGCGTCTCTGTGTAACAGGGCAGTGTTTAAAGCGGGCCAAGACTCTCTGCCGATCCTGAAGAGGGACGTAGCCGGTGATGCCTCTGAGTCTGCCCTGCTAAAGTGCATCGAACTCTCCTGTGGGTCTGTCAGACAGATGCGAGAAAAGAACAAGAAAGTAGCCGAGATCCCGTTCAACTCCACCAACAAATATCAG CTGTCCATCCATGAGACTGAGGATCCCAATGATAACCGCTATCTGCTGGTGATGAAGGGAGCTCCAGAGCGCATCCTGGACCGCTGTTCTACCATCATGCTACAGGGCAAGGAGCAACCCATGgatgaagagatgaaagagGCTTTCCAGAACGCCTATCTGGAGCTGGGAggactgggagagagagtgctgg GATTCTGCCACCTGTTAATGCCAGAGGATCAGTATCCTAAAGGCTTTGCCTTCGACACAGACGATGTTAACTTCCAAACAGACAACCTATGCTTTGTGGGCTTGATGTCCATGATTGACCCTCCCCGTGCCGCTGTGCCTGACGCAGTGGGCAAGTGCCGTTCAGCTGGTATCAAAGTCATCATGGTGACTGGAGACCACCCTATCACAGCCAAAGCCATTGCCAAGGGAGTGGGTATCATCTCAGAGGGCAACGAGACTGTGGAGGACATTGCTGCTCGTCTCAATATCCCAGTTAGCCAGGTCAATCCCAG ggATGCAAAAGCTTGTGTAATCCATGGGTCAGAACTAAAGGACATGTCTCAAGACCAAATAGATGATATTCTGCGCAACCATACTGAAATCGTCTTTGCCAGGACCTCTCCCCAGCAAAAGCTCATTATTGTGGAAGGCTGCCAGCGACag gGTGCTATAGTAGCTGTAACCGGTGATGGTGTAAATGACTCTCCTGCTCTGAAAAAGGCCGATATCGGTGTTGCCATGGGGATTGCTGGCTCCGATGTGTCCAAGCAGGCTGCTGACATGATCCTGCTGGATGACAATTTTGCCTCCATTGTTACTGGAGTAGAAGAGG GTCGCCTGATTTTCGACAACTTGAAGAAATCCATTGCTTACACTCTGACCAGCAACATCCCAGAGATCACCCCCTTCCTTTTGTTCATTATCGTCAACATCCCATTGCCCCTGGGTACCATCACGATTCTCTGCATTGACTTGGGCACAGACATG GTTCCAGCTATCTCTCTGGCCTATGAGGCAGCTGAGAGTGACATCATGAAGAGGCAGCCCAGGAACCCACTGAGGGACAAACTGGTCAACGAGCGTCTCATTAGCATTGCTTATGGACAGATCG GTATGATCCAAGCCTTGGGAGGTTTCTTTAGCTACTTTGTAATTCTGGCTGAAAACGGTTTCCTTCCCTCTCATCTGGTGGGCATCAGGCTCTCCTGGGATGACCGCAGCGTCAACGACCTAGAGGACAGCTATGGACAGCAGTGG ACCTATGAGCAAAGAAAGATTGTGGAGTTCACTTGCCATACAGCTTTCTTTGTCAGTATTGTGGTTGTGCAGTGGGCTGATCTAATCATCTGCAAGACCAGGCGTAACTCAGTGTTCCAACAGGGCATGAA gaataAGATTCTGATCTTCGGCCTGTTTGAGGAGACAGCTCTAGCGGCATTCCTGTCTTATTGCCCAGGCATGGACGTAGCACTCAGGATGTATCCACTAAA acCTTCCTGGTGGTTCTGTGCATTCCCGTACAGTTTCCTAATCTTTGTGTATGATGAGATCCGAAAGCTTCTCCTGCGCCGAAACCCTGGAG gtTGGGTGGAAAAAGAGACATACTATTGA
- the rabac1 gene encoding prenylated Rab acceptor protein 1: MEAKAGDPFSSEAEELPAARIISRLFPKGISGNVAKEWLDRRRKSIRPWASFVDQRKFSKPKNFGDLCQRVVRNMDTYHSNYTFIFLGLILYCIISSPMLLIALAVFAGAFYIIHLKSLESKLVVFGRELTHGHQMGLAGAVSLPVFWLAGAGAAVFWVLGATMAVIGSHAAFRELEQSDMEELLMEPV; encoded by the exons ATGGAGGCAAAGGCAGGTGACCCTTTCAGCAGTGAGGCGGAGGAGCTTCCTGCGGCACGGATAATCAGTAG ACTCTTTCCTAAAGGGATTTCTGGGAATGTAGCGAAGGAGTGGCTTGACCGTAGACGGAAGTCTATCAGGCCCTGGGCCAGCTTTGTGGACCAGCGCAAGTTTTCCAAACCGAAGAACTTCGGTGACCTGTGCCAGCGTGTTGTGCGCAACATGGACACCTACCACAGCAACTACACGTTCATCTTCCTGGGGCTCATCCTTTACTGCAT TATCAGCTCCCCCATGCTGTTGATTGCTTTGGCTGTATTTGCTGGCGCCTTTTATATCATCCACCTGAAGTCACTGGAGTCCAAGCTGGTTGtttttg GTCGGGAGTTGACCCATGGTCATCAGATGGGCCTGGCTGGAGCAGTGTCTTTACCCGTCTTCTGGCTTGCAGGAGCTGGAGCAGCTGTGTTCTGGGTACTGG GAGCGACGATGGCTGTGATTGGCTCTCACGCTGCTTTCCGTGAATTGGAGCAATCAGACATGGAGGAGCTCCTGATGGAGCCGGTCTAA
- the dedd1 gene encoding death effector domain-containing 1, whose product MASCSRYSLYWEETDCLSYYDMLSLHEVFEIVGSQLTETDVEVLSFLLHEAYPTRHPLDPESWTEDVSPDSDSPANSPCPRLLEAWRRIRPKGEPNPFAPRSKPKSGVALLLELERRGFLSEANLEPLLQLLRILTRHDLLPFVSSKKRRTVSPERQPVSYLERREHAHRSSHSDLANTQASPWRAGVGSAVTTSAPARRRRGRGRGRTRKSRDTSEILPQPASNKMTCDIRLRVRAEYSEHESALRARVSSDKQQPLERQFELFSRASLLLRARDLGSIVCDIKFSELQNLDAFWADYLSGALLEALKGVFITDSLKRAAGQEGVRLLVSVDQDDYEEGRKLLLNSQTNSTASDQLHRP is encoded by the exons ATGGCATCCTGCTCGAGGTACTCTCTGTACTGGGAGGAGACTGACTGCTTGAGCTATTATGACATGCTGTCACTTCATGAGGTCTTTGAAATTGTGGGTTCCCAGCTGACAGAGACTGACGTTGAAGTCCTGTCATTCCTTCTGCATGAAGCCTATCCTACCAGGCATCCTCTCGATCCAGAAAGCTGGACTGAAGACGTTTCGCCGGACTCTGATTCACCTGCAAATTCCCCTTGCCCACGCCTTTTGGAGGCTTGGCGCAGGATTCGCCCTAAGGGAGAGCCAAATCCCTTTGCTCCCCGTAGTAAGCCGAAGAGCGGTGTTGCGCTGTTGCTGGAACTTGAGAGACGTGGCTTCTTGAGTGAAGCAAATCTGGAACCTCTGTTGCAGTTACTTCGAATTCTTACACGGCACGACCTCTTACCATTTGTCTCCAGCAAGAAAAGAAGAACAG TGTCACCAGAGAGACAGCCTGTAAGCTATCTGGAAAggagagaacatgcacacagaaGTTCACACTCGGACCTGGCAAACACACAAGCGTCTCCGTGGAGGGCAG GTGTTGGCTCAGCTGTCACAACATCTGCACCAGCACGAAGGAGAAGGGGAAGAGGGCGAGGCCGGACAAGAAAAAGCAGGGATACGTCAGAAATCTTACCTCAACCAGCATCTAACAAAATGACCTGTG ATATCCGGCTGCGCGTTCGAGCCGAGTACTCAGAGCACGAATCTGCCCTGCGTGCCAGGGTCTCCTCGGACAAGCAACAACCTCTGGAACGCCAGTTTGAACTGTTCAGCCGTGCCAGCCTTCTGCTGCGTGCTCGTGACCTCGGCTCCATTGTCTGCGACATCAAGTTCTCTGAGCTGCAGAACCTAGACGCGTTCTGGGCTGACTACCTGAGCGGCGCGCTGCTGGAGGCCCTCAAGGGCGTCTTCATCACAGACTCTCTGAAGAGAGCCGCTGGGCAAGAAGGAGTGAGGCTGCTGGTCAGCGTTGATCAGGACGACTATGAAGAAGGCAGGAAGTTACTACTTAACAGTCAGACAAACAGCACAGCAAGTGACCAATTGCACAG GCCATGA